In one Zobellia galactanivorans genomic region, the following are encoded:
- a CDS encoding right-handed parallel beta-helix repeat-containing protein, whose amino-acid sequence MNKKTIVICIGVMLLATFMGHSQLFVSPEGGDNNKGSRSDPTSFEGAIEKASEILKRKGVPKKGLTITLGGGVYRFKKKIVLGPEFKGTEDRPIIIRAAAGESVLFDGSMLISPKNFSAVKAPDELARLSARASNKIMVATITDTTMLGRFNKDLMLNLSYDDVEYLPSVFPNEGYASFVEETVRAEVSPPAIPVGKQDYGVRAGYVPYLAKDKPRGWKGSLQDPRGAQAQIGDKVNEMAGSWQQWENELKRNNTRNQLTGFIEASWLLSSQPVYGADAATKSIHLTRALGYGWAWRKNDKPFRVFGLLCELDRPGEWHFDPLTNRLFVYPPTPINGNTQIGLSVANGFLALDGTRHVKVIGLSVKNVGSGSVYTIKGEHNLVAGAQITNSTAVGVEILGTDNVVKSCDLVDLDVHVRLSGGLRSPDEITPGNNLVENCQIYQDSFKHEKVNIVMNGVGNIFRHNMIHNSLGQAMVVNGNDHLVEYNELFNIGYEEGDGGAIYSGADLGGFGNTYRYNFFHHLMHVPGKVERAGLHLDDGQSGATVIGNVFYKSASKGAFMFGGAGHTVKENVFLEGDRGAYFVQSLGNKMFDIQKEIAADPNHHRKGTKEDYIGRVEVYTGKRGWTKSPWKDKYPLMRTILSDTLEFGRLWPIHIKVEDNFNYANKRGIDKIIDYRVAPEAIAKSSVKNNKEVTPDDFVDYDAMNFAFKDGKKHAAIPFAQIGLYVDSYRKNTPDKTKYRTAIKEHFKGIVSGHPGTLLRIDTAKLVREEK is encoded by the coding sequence ATGAATAAAAAAACAATAGTAATCTGTATAGGAGTCATGCTTTTGGCCACCTTTATGGGGCATTCGCAACTATTCGTTTCTCCCGAAGGCGGAGATAACAACAAAGGAAGCCGATCGGACCCTACCTCCTTTGAAGGGGCTATCGAGAAGGCTTCGGAAATCTTAAAACGGAAAGGAGTACCTAAAAAAGGACTTACCATTACGCTTGGCGGAGGGGTCTATCGATTTAAGAAAAAAATAGTTCTAGGTCCTGAATTTAAGGGGACAGAGGATAGGCCGATAATCATAAGGGCGGCAGCGGGGGAAAGTGTGTTGTTCGATGGAAGTATGCTCATTTCGCCCAAAAATTTCAGTGCGGTAAAAGCCCCCGATGAATTGGCCAGGCTATCCGCCCGAGCGTCGAACAAGATTATGGTGGCCACCATTACCGATACTACAATGTTGGGCAGGTTCAACAAAGACCTGATGCTCAACCTAAGCTATGACGATGTAGAATATTTACCTTCCGTTTTCCCGAATGAAGGCTATGCCAGTTTTGTGGAAGAGACGGTACGGGCAGAAGTGTCTCCTCCGGCCATTCCCGTAGGAAAACAAGATTATGGGGTTCGTGCAGGCTATGTGCCATATTTGGCGAAAGATAAGCCCAGGGGCTGGAAAGGTTCACTGCAAGACCCACGTGGAGCCCAGGCCCAAATAGGGGATAAGGTAAATGAAATGGCCGGCAGTTGGCAACAATGGGAGAACGAACTTAAAAGAAACAATACCAGAAACCAGCTAACCGGTTTTATTGAAGCCAGTTGGCTGTTAAGCTCCCAACCCGTTTACGGTGCTGATGCCGCAACGAAATCCATTCATCTGACCCGTGCCTTGGGCTATGGGTGGGCATGGAGAAAGAACGATAAACCTTTTCGTGTTTTTGGACTTCTATGTGAACTTGACCGGCCCGGTGAATGGCATTTTGACCCATTGACCAATCGCTTGTTCGTTTATCCGCCAACCCCCATAAACGGAAACACCCAAATAGGCTTATCGGTGGCGAATGGCTTTTTGGCCCTAGATGGTACCCGTCATGTTAAGGTAATAGGTCTGTCCGTTAAAAATGTAGGAAGCGGCAGTGTGTATACGATCAAAGGTGAACATAACCTTGTGGCCGGTGCCCAGATTACCAATTCTACGGCGGTGGGAGTTGAAATTCTAGGCACCGACAATGTCGTTAAGAGTTGCGATTTGGTTGATTTAGATGTGCACGTGCGGCTAAGCGGGGGGCTACGTTCCCCTGACGAGATCACTCCAGGTAATAACTTGGTGGAAAACTGCCAAATCTATCAAGATAGTTTTAAACACGAAAAGGTCAATATTGTAATGAACGGGGTAGGGAACATATTTCGTCATAATATGATCCATAATTCCTTGGGACAAGCCATGGTGGTTAACGGTAATGACCATTTGGTCGAGTATAACGAACTCTTTAATATCGGTTATGAGGAAGGTGATGGCGGGGCCATATATTCCGGAGCTGATTTGGGCGGTTTCGGAAATACATACCGCTACAACTTCTTTCATCATTTGATGCACGTACCCGGAAAGGTAGAACGTGCCGGATTGCATTTAGACGATGGTCAATCGGGGGCGACCGTAATCGGAAACGTATTCTATAAATCGGCATCCAAAGGCGCATTTATGTTCGGAGGGGCCGGTCATACCGTAAAGGAAAACGTATTTCTAGAAGGCGATAGGGGAGCCTACTTCGTACAGAGCCTAGGGAATAAAATGTTCGATATTCAAAAGGAAATTGCAGCAGACCCCAATCATCATCGCAAGGGAACTAAGGAAGATTATATCGGCCGCGTAGAAGTGTACACAGGAAAAAGAGGATGGACCAAATCGCCATGGAAGGATAAATACCCATTGATGCGTACCATTTTGAGCGATACTTTGGAGTTTGGCCGCTTATGGCCAATCCATATAAAAGTAGAGGATAATTTTAACTATGCGAACAAGCGGGGCATCGATAAAATTATCGATTATCGCGTCGCTCCCGAAGCTATTGCCAAGTCTAGCGTGAAGAACAATAAAGAGGTTACACCCGATGACTTCGTCGATTACGATGCAATGAATTTTGCCTTCAAAGATGGGAAAAAACATGCGGCCATTCCTTTTGCACAAATCGGATTGTATGTCGATAGTTACAGGAAAAACACACCGGACAAAACCAAATACAGAACGGCCATAAAAGAACATTTTAAAGGTATAGTTAGCGGTCATCCGGGTACCTTGCTTCGAATCGATACGGCAAAATTGGTAAGGGAGGAAAAATAG
- a CDS encoding alpha-galactosidase, with protein MKIQSIALLMFLSIVLASFQVRAQSEEHGNELSVTLHGAKATFKNKILQVTTGKVERTWEWSGSGFKTVSFKNTRSGKEWCTEKSPYDSDWDLPTKIDNASPARLIAVEGVSTDDEKFTTEHILVRALVRYDSGIELNYLVRVYPNAPGIWTALEVRAIDGFSPEGIPEDLAMYKSYGSNQPIKIARNEFIPVDFSQPNQRRYWGIYNNPGNRVNTDDMVKERIVKGYPIFQDEQNTWANGLVVQAGDEGLILVKESNKTVNKYGHQTGSFYCTPTGVEVTGWGLKPKEITSEFKRTWATWSILYSGGSDASELAFKRFDRIRYPVQLDRDMHILIDTWGSDWQNGEYDKIYGRENSEFSVIEKEIKSAADLGIDIVRIDDGWQEGATKSKNSWHPNTNVGYDAHWKKTKKLSKKYNVGIGLWAAIRYITPEELIKNQEQLNVATWKFDFDKLEDHDAFADRIKGIREFIKKTDYSTQTSWCPEYDDQRYGWYSPAREVGPMYFQNIQNNLPSHLAYVPYITLRHHWMMAKYYNMNDLQAHWQNTSRTNPKYSDAHLHSQSYAAMSAFMAAPSCFMLTQLLKPEERDELRDVIGVYKEHRKGIWENYVFPIGEEPNNAAWTGFQIADPEKKEGYLMIFREIGNKDSQGKIALKFLNGKKVSLMDLEKPKANASEEMKVENGNLILTIPEPAGYRFIKYETN; from the coding sequence ATGAAAATTCAAAGTATTGCCCTATTGATGTTTTTGAGCATAGTTCTTGCTTCCTTCCAAGTCCGTGCTCAAAGTGAAGAACACGGTAATGAGCTGTCGGTGACCTTGCACGGGGCCAAGGCTACTTTTAAAAATAAGATACTGCAGGTAACAACCGGAAAAGTGGAGCGTACTTGGGAGTGGAGCGGTTCTGGCTTCAAGACGGTGAGTTTTAAAAATACGCGTTCGGGAAAGGAATGGTGCACGGAAAAATCGCCTTATGATAGCGATTGGGATTTGCCGACCAAAATCGATAATGCTTCCCCGGCCCGTTTGATAGCTGTGGAAGGTGTCAGTACCGATGATGAAAAGTTCACGACCGAACATATCTTGGTAAGGGCCTTGGTAAGATACGACTCCGGCATTGAACTGAACTATTTGGTTCGCGTTTACCCTAATGCTCCGGGAATATGGACGGCCCTTGAGGTCAGGGCCATTGACGGGTTTTCGCCAGAGGGCATTCCTGAAGATTTGGCCATGTATAAGTCCTATGGATCGAACCAGCCCATAAAAATTGCGAGAAACGAGTTTATTCCGGTCGATTTTTCGCAACCCAACCAACGACGGTATTGGGGAATTTACAACAATCCCGGAAACCGCGTGAATACCGATGACATGGTCAAGGAGCGTATTGTAAAGGGATACCCTATTTTTCAGGATGAGCAGAATACCTGGGCAAACGGCCTTGTGGTACAGGCCGGAGACGAAGGCTTGATTTTGGTCAAGGAATCGAATAAGACGGTAAACAAATACGGGCACCAGACCGGTAGCTTTTATTGCACGCCCACAGGTGTCGAAGTAACGGGATGGGGATTGAAGCCTAAGGAAATTACATCGGAGTTCAAACGTACTTGGGCTACGTGGAGTATTTTGTACTCAGGAGGTAGTGATGCCTCTGAATTGGCCTTCAAACGTTTTGATCGTATACGTTATCCTGTACAGTTAGATCGAGATATGCATATTTTGATCGATACCTGGGGTAGTGATTGGCAAAATGGCGAATATGATAAAATCTATGGTCGGGAGAATTCTGAATTTTCGGTTATCGAAAAGGAAATAAAATCGGCCGCCGATCTGGGTATAGATATCGTTCGCATCGATGACGGTTGGCAAGAAGGGGCCACTAAGAGTAAAAACTCATGGCATCCCAATACCAACGTGGGCTATGATGCCCACTGGAAGAAAACCAAAAAACTGTCGAAGAAATACAATGTGGGTATCGGCCTCTGGGCGGCCATCCGCTATATCACTCCCGAAGAGCTGATAAAGAACCAAGAACAACTGAATGTGGCTACCTGGAAGTTTGATTTCGATAAACTCGAAGATCACGATGCCTTTGCCGATCGCATTAAGGGGATTCGTGAATTCATCAAAAAAACCGATTATAGTACACAAACATCGTGGTGCCCCGAATACGATGATCAGCGATACGGTTGGTACAGTCCGGCACGTGAGGTCGGCCCGATGTACTTTCAGAACATACAGAACAACTTGCCATCGCATTTGGCCTATGTGCCCTATATCACGCTAAGACATCATTGGATGATGGCAAAGTATTACAATATGAACGATTTACAGGCCCATTGGCAGAATACCTCGAGAACCAATCCCAAATATTCCGATGCGCATTTGCACAGCCAATCCTATGCGGCCATGTCGGCCTTCATGGCGGCACCTTCCTGTTTTATGCTGACACAGCTGCTAAAGCCCGAAGAACGCGACGAACTTCGTGATGTAATCGGAGTTTATAAGGAACACCGTAAGGGGATTTGGGAAAACTATGTGTTTCCTATCGGGGAAGAACCCAACAATGCCGCGTGGACAGGCTTTCAAATTGCCGATCCCGAGAAAAAGGAGGGATATCTCATGATATTCAGGGAAATCGGTAACAAGGATTCCCAAGGAAAAATAGCCCTTAAATTCCTAAACGGAAAAAAGGTAAGCCTAATGGATCTTGAAAAGCCCAAGGCTAACGCGTCTGAAGAAATGAAGGTCGAGAACGGAAATCTTATCCTTACCATTCCTGAACCTGCAGGTTACCGGTTTATTAAGTATGAAACCAATTAA